A region of Zeugodacus cucurbitae isolate PBARC_wt_2022May chromosome 5, idZeuCucr1.2, whole genome shotgun sequence DNA encodes the following proteins:
- the LOC105218481 gene encoding influenza virus NS1A-binding protein homolog A — protein sequence MGSACSRDPPATAKDEPQFSGNVGYDTVDTPNSNNSCLLAVKFVSGEKIRVFKYVSDKDDWSICHEIPVGGIFRTLIVQQYMLFIDWVDARRICCYDTTTRAIRTLDPFKEDVFRYYFAAEFQNKLYLFADVEDKRKVHVWDPAKDRWSEAPKLNVGRVHAAAVSHRGYLYVAGGSKSFPHNTELRSVERYDPRGRSWKRCADLVQARCAAGLVSAGAFLYIVGGECSEIPTNMVERYDAQLNKWTQLMCMEIPKHYPACAYYNNCLLACGGPAIDQDCKIVEEFNEAENKWRRRNSMPTQGPYSYMIVTPAWLRQLESLN from the exons atggGTTCCGCTTGCTCCAGAGATCCGCCCGCGACTGCTAAGGATGAGCCACAATTTTCAGGGAATGTAGGCTATGACACTGTGGATACGCCTAACAGCAACAATAGCTGTTTATTGGCGGTGAAATTTGTGAGTGGA GAAAAAATCAGAGTTTTCAAATACGTAAGCGACAAAGACGACTGGTCGATCTGTCATGAAATACCTGTTGGCGGCATTTTTCGTACACTGATCGTGCAACAATATATGCTTTTTATAGACTGGGTGGATGCAAGACGAATTTGTTGTTATGACACAACAACGCGTGCCATACGCACTTTGGACCCATTCAAGGAAGACGTCTTTCGATATTATTTCGCCGCAGAGTTTCAGAACAAACTTTATCTCTTCGCCGATGTCGAGGATAAGCGGAAAGTGCATGT TTGGGATCCCGCCAAAGATCGCTGGAGTGAGGCGCCCAAATTGAATGTTGGACGAGTGCATGCCGCAGCAGTCTCACATCGCGGTTACTTGTATGTGGCAGGTGGTAGCAAAAGTTTCCCACACAACACGGAATTGCGTTCGGTAGAGCGCTACGATCCACGAGGTCGCAGTTGGAAACGCTGCGCTGATCTGGTGCAGGCGCGCTGTGCGGCGGGT TTGGTCTCTGCCGGCGCTTTTCTCTACATTGTGGGCGGTGAGTGTTCGGAGATACCCACAAATATGGTGGAGCGTTATGACGCGCAGCTCAATAAATGGACGCAG TTGATGTGCATGGAAATACCCAAACATTATCCGGCCTGTGCGTACTACAACAATTGCCTGCTGGCTTGCGGTGGTCCAGCCATAGACCAAGATTGTAAAATCGTCGAGGAGTTCAATGAAGCGGAGAATAAGTGGCGGCGAAGAAATAGTATGCCCACGCAGGGACCTTACTCATACATGATTGTAACGCCGGCGTGGCTCAGACAATTGGAGTCGTTGAATTAA